In a genomic window of Sutcliffiella sp. FSL R7-0096:
- a CDS encoding ATP-binding protein: MNRFQRYMKQLPIRWKITIWSSLVLFVLFVAYNSVQYYVMRTWMIEQEERNIQEKMKEIQAFFSEQPFFVGRSEIINSSGFIEKINETNELIRVIDKDGALIVAVATNLPRELLITPVESENLEHVKVNGKHYLIHREPMITNGFIGYIEIIRDLKNYERLRGLIFLVTWSAGAGAILLSGVGGMLIAKQLLAPIQALTDTMKRIKMRGFKERVPQDKNQKDEIADLSNVFNEMMDDVEMSFQKQKQFVEDASHELRTPISILEGHLKLLNRWGKNDPEVLEESLKASQQEVERLKMLVYELLELTRLESDRLEVVEDLVEPVHVVEEVIKKFTLLHPDFIFSFINHLKEPVKVAIAERHLEQVLIILIDNAVKYSSQSTTIEVTVENKDNGFSVSIKDYGIGVPQEDLQKIFDRFYRVDKARSREKGGQGLGLSIAKRMVDNYNGSIVADSVEGEWTMITVTLNAVYDVNET, translated from the coding sequence ATGAATCGATTTCAAAGATATATGAAGCAACTGCCAATCAGGTGGAAAATAACCATATGGTCCTCTTTGGTATTATTCGTCCTGTTTGTAGCCTATAACTCTGTTCAATATTATGTGATGAGAACCTGGATGATTGAACAGGAGGAACGTAATATACAGGAAAAGATGAAAGAGATTCAGGCCTTTTTTTCGGAGCAGCCTTTTTTTGTGGGGCGCTCGGAAATCATCAACAGCAGTGGCTTTATTGAAAAGATAAATGAAACGAATGAACTGATCAGAGTAATCGATAAAGACGGAGCCCTCATTGTAGCAGTGGCCACTAACCTTCCACGGGAGCTTCTGATCACCCCTGTGGAGAGTGAAAATCTTGAACATGTGAAGGTAAATGGAAAACATTATTTAATTCATCGTGAACCTATGATAACAAATGGATTTATTGGGTACATAGAAATTATACGCGATTTGAAAAACTATGAACGTTTGCGAGGCTTGATATTCCTTGTGACTTGGTCTGCCGGTGCAGGGGCCATCCTGTTGAGCGGTGTTGGCGGGATGCTCATCGCCAAACAGCTGCTTGCCCCAATCCAGGCACTCACCGATACGATGAAACGCATCAAGATGCGGGGATTCAAAGAACGTGTTCCCCAAGATAAAAACCAAAAGGATGAAATTGCAGATTTGTCCAATGTATTTAATGAAATGATGGATGATGTGGAAATGTCCTTCCAAAAGCAAAAGCAATTTGTGGAGGATGCCTCCCATGAATTGAGGACACCTATCTCTATTTTGGAAGGACATTTGAAGCTTCTGAACCGATGGGGCAAAAATGATCCCGAGGTGCTGGAGGAATCATTGAAAGCTTCCCAGCAAGAGGTGGAAAGGTTAAAAATGCTCGTGTATGAGCTATTGGAACTGACCCGTTTGGAATCCGACCGACTGGAAGTGGTGGAGGACCTGGTAGAGCCCGTACATGTTGTGGAAGAAGTAATCAAAAAATTCACCTTGCTCCATCCAGACTTCATTTTTTCGTTTATTAACCATTTGAAGGAGCCGGTTAAGGTTGCCATTGCGGAAAGGCATCTCGAGCAGGTTCTCATCATATTGATTGATAATGCAGTGAAATATTCCAGTCAATCCACGACGATAGAGGTTACTGTAGAGAATAAGGACAACGGGTTCTCCGTCTCCATTAAAGACTACGGCATCGGGGTTCCACAAGAAGATCTGCAGAAAATTTTCGATCGTTTCTACAGAGTGGATAAAGCTCGTAGCAGGGAAAAAGGCGGCCAGGGACTTGGACTGTCCATCGCTAAAAGAATGGTGGATAACTATAACGGTTCCATTGTTGCCGATAGCGTAGAGGGTGAATGGACCATGATTACTGTGACCCTGAATGCTGTTTATGATGTAAATGAAACATAG
- a CDS encoding YitT family protein, which yields MNKHLKTLLFLHVGPLFVAIHVHFFLSPNSLATGGVSGLSIILNDVFPMLSIGVLMLIVNIVLFFVGFLLLGFGFGAKTIYASVMLSVMVWLLEAFFPISGPISDDILIQLIIGQCIAALGMALVFNQRASTGGTDIIALILNKYFSVDMGRGVLLADIFIALSSILVFGPEVGMYAVFGVILNGLVIDYVLQQVNEMREVVIISRETDKIRSYIVGQLGRGATIHYARGAFTSDEKEVITTILNKKDFSKLKKFIGSTDEQAFITVHNMKEILGQNFKQLVTK from the coding sequence ATGAACAAACACTTGAAAACACTTTTATTCTTGCACGTAGGTCCTCTTTTTGTTGCGATACATGTTCACTTTTTCCTATCACCAAATAGCTTGGCGACAGGGGGAGTAAGTGGACTTTCCATTATCTTGAACGATGTTTTTCCGATGCTATCTATTGGTGTGTTGATGCTAATAGTTAATATAGTTTTATTTTTTGTGGGCTTTTTGCTGCTTGGATTCGGATTTGGGGCAAAAACGATTTATGCGAGTGTCATGCTGTCTGTGATGGTATGGCTTCTAGAGGCTTTTTTCCCAATCAGCGGGCCGATCAGTGACGATATCCTGATTCAGTTGATCATCGGGCAATGTATTGCGGCACTCGGTATGGCGCTTGTATTCAATCAGCGCGCATCCACAGGAGGTACCGATATTATTGCTTTGATTTTAAATAAATATTTTTCCGTGGATATGGGCCGTGGAGTATTGTTGGCGGATATTTTCATCGCACTTTCTTCCATCCTTGTATTCGGTCCAGAAGTTGGGATGTATGCGGTATTCGGTGTGATACTGAACGGATTGGTCATTGATTATGTCCTTCAGCAGGTCAACGAAATGCGTGAAGTCGTGATCATCAGCAGGGAGACGGATAAGATCCGTTCCTATATTGTGGGACAATTGGGACGAGGTGCAACCATTCACTATGCAAGAGGTGCGTTTACTTCAGATGAAAAAGAAGTAATCACGACCATCCTGAACAAAAAGGATTTCTCCAAATTGAAAAAATTCATCGGTTCAACCGACGAGCAAGCATTCATAACCGTCCACAACATGAAAGAGATCTTAGGTCAGAATTTTAAACAATTGGTGACGAAGTGA
- the mreBH gene encoding rod-share determining protein MreBH gives MFSTTEIGIDLGTANTLVYSKSKGIVFNEPSVVAIDLETKAVLAVGTEAKNMIGKTPGRIVAVRPLKDGVIADFDITTSMLKQIMKKASKTMGFSIRKPSVVVCTPSGSTSVERRAIQDAVKNCGAKHVHLIEEPVAAAIGADLPVDEPVANVVVDIGGGTTEVAIISYGGVVSCNSIRVGGDQFDDDIVHHVRKNYNLLIGERTAEQIKMTIGYALVDHEDLTMEIRGRDLVTGLPKTIELHSSEIQKAIKESLLHILEAIRSTLEDCPPELSGDIVDRGVIITGGGALLNGMQEWLSNEIVVPVYVAPNPLESVAIGTGKSLTVIHKLQKAAT, from the coding sequence ATGTTTTCAACAACTGAAATTGGGATCGACTTAGGTACAGCGAATACGCTGGTTTATAGTAAAAGTAAAGGGATTGTGTTCAATGAACCGTCCGTAGTAGCAATTGATTTAGAAACTAAGGCAGTGCTTGCTGTTGGTACAGAAGCAAAAAACATGATTGGTAAAACTCCGGGAAGAATTGTGGCCGTTCGACCATTGAAAGATGGCGTCATCGCAGATTTCGACATCACGACAAGCATGTTAAAACAAATCATGAAAAAAGCAAGCAAAACGATGGGCTTTTCCATCCGTAAGCCAAGTGTGGTTGTATGTACACCATCTGGCTCCACGTCTGTTGAGCGTCGTGCGATTCAAGACGCTGTAAAAAACTGTGGTGCTAAGCACGTACATTTAATCGAAGAACCTGTTGCAGCAGCGATTGGTGCAGATTTACCAGTAGACGAGCCTGTTGCTAATGTGGTAGTGGACATCGGTGGCGGTACAACTGAGGTTGCCATCATCTCTTACGGTGGCGTGGTTTCCTGCAACTCCATTCGAGTGGGTGGAGACCAGTTTGATGACGATATCGTGCACCACGTACGCAAAAACTACAATCTATTGATTGGTGAGCGTACTGCTGAGCAGATCAAAATGACAATTGGTTATGCATTGGTGGATCACGAAGACCTTACGATGGAAATCCGTGGGCGCGACCTTGTAACAGGTTTGCCAAAGACCATTGAATTACACTCTTCCGAAATCCAAAAAGCGATCAAGGAATCCCTTCTTCACATCCTAGAAGCAATCCGTTCAACACTGGAAGATTGCCCACCGGAACTAAGTGGAGACATCGTGGACAGAGGGGTTATCATCACTGGTGGTGGCGCACTCTTAAACGGCATGCAAGAATGGTTAAGCAACGAAATCGTTGTTCCTGTGTACGTCGCTCCAAACCCATTGGAGTCTGTTGCAATCGGTACAGGTAAATCATTGACTGTAATCCATAAGTTGCAGAAGGCTGCGACTTGA
- a CDS encoding DnaJ family domain-containing protein, which yields MDFFRLTDEKIRKAYEDGEFENLPGYGKRLELEDLSNVPPEMRMAYKMMKNAGMMEEQQVRTEIEYLEDLIQGAHSEVEEARLSQRLTEKQLRLQQIIQKKKKDANSAVFKGYQNQIMKRFD from the coding sequence GTGGACTTTTTTCGATTGACGGATGAAAAAATCAGAAAGGCCTATGAGGATGGGGAGTTCGAAAACCTGCCTGGTTATGGCAAGCGTCTGGAACTTGAGGACTTATCCAACGTCCCTCCGGAAATGAGAATGGCCTACAAAATGATGAAAAATGCCGGGATGATGGAAGAACAACAGGTTAGGACCGAGATTGAATACCTAGAGGATCTGATACAGGGAGCGCACAGCGAGGTAGAGGAAGCTAGATTGAGCCAAAGGCTAACGGAAAAACAGCTTAGGCTTCAGCAAATCATCCAAAAGAAGAAAAAGGATGCCAATTCCGCTGTTTTCAAAGGCTATCAGAACCAAATCATGAAAAGGTTTGATTAA
- a CDS encoding YtxH domain-containing protein, producing the protein MGNKNRLLDGMLIGALVGGAIALLDKNTRSTVIHNGKCVGGKLKYAVQHPQEVADAVRMRIETVKTTVDEVSNDIDYLRLKVNQLKETTPQVLEIVNETKEVISKHLDSAEHKSKNLS; encoded by the coding sequence ATGGGGAACAAAAATAGATTATTGGACGGCATGCTGATTGGGGCACTTGTAGGCGGTGCGATTGCTTTGTTAGATAAAAATACAAGATCTACCGTCATACATAATGGGAAGTGTGTTGGTGGAAAATTAAAATATGCCGTGCAGCATCCCCAGGAAGTTGCCGATGCCGTTCGCATGCGTATTGAAACGGTGAAAACGACAGTGGATGAAGTATCCAATGATATAGATTACCTAAGACTAAAAGTGAATCAATTGAAGGAAACGACACCTCAAGTGTTGGAAATCGTGAATGAAACAAAAGAAGTCATCTCAAAACATTTGGATTCTGCTGAGCATAAAAGTAAAAACCTGTCGTAA
- a CDS encoding DUF1128 domain-containing protein, whose protein sequence is MNLTEKSTENVEYMIEAIKGKLKVLNLGAIKPSHFDEEMYEELKDIYELVMRKPSFSPNEMQAIAEELGNLRKQ, encoded by the coding sequence ATGAACTTAACAGAAAAATCAACCGAAAATGTAGAATATATGATCGAAGCCATCAAAGGCAAATTAAAGGTTTTAAACCTGGGTGCCATCAAACCATCTCACTTTGATGAAGAAATGTACGAAGAACTTAAGGATATTTACGAACTTGTCATGAGAAAACCTTCCTTCAGTCCGAACGAAATGCAGGCGATTGCAGAAGAGCTTGGGAACTTACGAAAACAATAA
- a CDS encoding trypsin-like peptidase domain-containing protein: MGYYDDHVTQKRTRKEKTFGKLVFASITGGIIGALGVVAMLPVLLDWGFYMDRNGEAAADPPMSVETNSAVQTDQVEYEKIQTNITSAVDNVSEAVVGVVNIQRGGNSLFDPRGAQGDQEAGTGSGVVYKKENGKAFIVTNAHVIDGASKVEVSLVDGTRVEADVIGSDALTDLAVLTVDDGNIKQVATFGDSDSITLGEPVIAIGNPLGLEFFGSVTQGIISGKERIIPVDIDQNGQADWEADVIQTDAAINPGNSGGALVNLRGEVIGINSMKIAQSRVEGIGFAIPISSVKPIIEDLEKHKEVQRPFMGVGLASLSDVPLEAQRSTLKLPEEVKNGIVVTGVESMSPADKAGLKEYDVIVKLDDQEIKDALGLRKFLYSQKNIGDKMKVSFYRDGKLQETEMTLVKQMF, translated from the coding sequence ATGGGTTATTATGACGATCATGTCACACAAAAAAGGACCCGTAAGGAAAAAACATTCGGAAAGCTCGTATTCGCTTCCATAACAGGAGGAATAATCGGTGCGCTCGGAGTGGTGGCAATGTTGCCGGTCCTTCTTGATTGGGGCTTTTACATGGACAGAAATGGCGAGGCTGCTGCGGACCCTCCAATGAGTGTTGAAACGAACTCGGCAGTCCAGACTGACCAGGTGGAATATGAAAAAATACAAACAAATATAACAAGTGCAGTAGATAACGTTTCCGAAGCTGTAGTTGGGGTAGTTAATATACAAAGAGGCGGAAATTCCCTTTTCGATCCCCGGGGTGCACAAGGGGACCAGGAGGCAGGAACAGGTTCTGGAGTGGTTTACAAGAAAGAGAACGGTAAAGCTTTCATTGTAACTAATGCCCATGTAATCGATGGGGCCTCCAAAGTGGAAGTGAGCCTGGTTGATGGTACGAGAGTGGAAGCCGATGTAATTGGCAGTGATGCATTGACAGATTTGGCCGTTTTGACGGTGGATGATGGAAACATCAAACAGGTTGCAACATTTGGTGATTCCGATTCCATCACATTAGGTGAACCTGTTATCGCAATCGGAAATCCTCTTGGACTGGAATTCTTCGGTTCTGTCACTCAAGGCATCATCAGCGGAAAAGAACGGATCATTCCCGTTGACATAGATCAAAATGGCCAAGCGGACTGGGAAGCCGACGTCATCCAGACTGATGCAGCGATAAATCCAGGGAATAGTGGAGGTGCACTGGTCAACCTTCGCGGGGAAGTGATCGGCATCAACTCGATGAAAATTGCTCAATCCCGAGTAGAAGGGATAGGATTTGCGATTCCGATTTCATCGGTAAAGCCAATCATAGAGGATCTTGAGAAGCACAAAGAAGTACAACGACCATTTATGGGTGTAGGGCTGGCCTCATTGTCCGATGTACCACTCGAAGCGCAAAGGTCTACTCTGAAACTTCCGGAAGAAGTGAAAAACGGAATTGTCGTAACAGGAGTAGAGTCCATGTCTCCAGCCGATAAAGCAGGGTTGAAAGAATATGATGTCATTGTAAAGTTGGATGACCAGGAAATTAAGGATGCCTTAGGATTAAGAAAATTTTTATACAGCCAAAAAAATATCGGAGATAAGATGAAAGTTTCCTTCTATCGTGACGGAAAACTGCAAGAGACGGAAATGACACTTGTTAAACAAATGTTCTAA
- a CDS encoding NUDIX domain-containing protein → MSKQKPISMYPAVAVIIFDEQKRILLQKRADVGLWTIPAGHVEPGETVEEAAVREVYQDTGLIVDPHRLIGVYSDPESQTFEYPDGRLVQFVTSYFEAEITGGTTSKKDPALIELEYFAPNKLPHDLLPMHPRWLVDAFSDRREAFVR, encoded by the coding sequence ATGAGTAAACAAAAACCGATTAGCATGTATCCTGCAGTGGCAGTGATCATCTTTGATGAACAGAAACGAATTTTATTACAAAAGAGAGCGGACGTGGGCTTATGGACCATTCCTGCCGGACATGTAGAGCCAGGTGAGACGGTGGAGGAAGCGGCTGTGCGCGAGGTGTATCAGGATACTGGATTGATCGTCGATCCTCATCGCCTGATTGGAGTCTACTCTGATCCGGAATCGCAAACCTTCGAATACCCGGATGGTCGCTTGGTGCAGTTTGTAACTTCCTATTTCGAGGCGGAAATCACAGGGGGAACCACCTCTAAGAAAGATCCCGCACTGATCGAGCTCGAGTACTTTGCCCCAAACAAGCTACCGCACGACCTCTTGCCCATGCACCCCAGATGGCTCGTAGATGCATTTTCTGATCGACGAGAAGCGTTTGTGAGGTAA
- a CDS encoding response regulator transcription factor: MCRVLIIEDEKNLARFIELELQYEGFKVSTSYDGREGLKLALAEEWDIILLDLMLPGLSGMEVCRRIRAAKETPIIMLTARDSVMDKVSGLDSGADDYMSKPFAIEELLARIRALFRRMEGKKETSNNILTFRELKVDLDARTVTRAEEQIELTKREFDLLVIFMTNINRVLTRELLLDKVWELGSYAETNVVDVYVRYLRNKIDKPEEESYIQTVRGTGYVMRK, translated from the coding sequence ATGTGCAGAGTCCTAATAATAGAAGATGAAAAAAACTTAGCCCGGTTCATTGAGCTTGAATTACAATACGAAGGTTTCAAAGTGTCCACCTCCTATGACGGGAGAGAGGGGCTTAAGCTAGCATTAGCAGAAGAGTGGGATATTATCCTGCTTGACTTGATGCTCCCAGGCCTTAGTGGTATGGAAGTGTGCCGTAGAATTCGAGCGGCCAAAGAAACTCCGATCATCATGCTGACTGCAAGGGATAGCGTGATGGATAAAGTATCGGGCCTAGATAGTGGTGCGGACGATTATATGTCCAAGCCATTTGCGATCGAAGAGCTTCTGGCAAGGATCCGTGCGCTTTTCCGCCGGATGGAGGGGAAAAAGGAAACATCAAACAATATTCTAACCTTTCGAGAGTTAAAGGTAGACCTTGATGCAAGAACGGTGACGAGAGCCGAGGAGCAAATTGAACTGACCAAAAGGGAGTTCGACCTATTGGTTATATTTATGACGAATATTAACAGAGTGCTGACAAGGGAACTTCTTTTGGATAAAGTGTGGGAGCTGGGTTCATATGCTGAAACAAATGTCGTGGATGTATATGTCCGCTATTTACGAAATAAGATAGATAAGCCAGAGGAAGAAAGCTACATACAAACAGTGCGCGGGACGGGTTATGTGATGAGAAAATGA
- a CDS encoding NCS2 family permease → MLQWMKNSFDLAGHETTLKREMMAGMISFFTIVYIIAVNATILAEAGIPIEAGIIATILTCVVGCWLMGFWANAPIILVPGMGINAMFTYTLVHSMGLTWQEALGVVVVSGVIVTIISFTKLAQVLLEAIPSSLKHAITVGLGLFLTLIGLEKGGLIVKGENSLLSLGDVSSPYVIATILTVILAVTLFMRNVPANFLISIVVGTVIAAALGVVNFSDVGGSALPMDSYLSLFGAVSFAKIGEFTFLVAVFSLTMVLLFENIGLINGHLGMINRPEKFKRSFQANGISILTSGFFGTSPTVSTVETAAGIAAGGRTGVTAITTGSLFLLSIFAIPFIKIIPGSAIAPILIIIGVLMLQSVKQIDFQDLSEGFPAFLVIVMIPFSYSIADGIAFGFIAYPLMKLVLGKAKEVSAPLYVIAALFFLTFLTNVH, encoded by the coding sequence ATGCTTCAATGGATGAAGAATTCATTTGATCTGGCTGGTCATGAGACGACTCTAAAGCGTGAAATGATGGCCGGAATGATCTCGTTCTTTACCATTGTGTACATTATTGCTGTTAATGCAACGATTCTTGCAGAAGCAGGTATTCCTATCGAAGCTGGAATCATCGCCACAATCCTCACTTGTGTAGTGGGCTGTTGGCTGATGGGATTTTGGGCGAATGCGCCGATCATCCTTGTTCCTGGTATGGGAATCAACGCTATGTTTACTTATACGTTGGTTCACTCTATGGGATTAACCTGGCAAGAAGCATTGGGCGTCGTAGTGGTTTCTGGTGTGATTGTGACGATCATTTCGTTCACAAAGCTTGCACAAGTGCTACTCGAGGCGATTCCAAGCTCTTTAAAGCATGCGATTACGGTTGGTTTGGGGTTATTCTTGACCCTGATCGGGTTGGAAAAAGGCGGACTTATCGTTAAGGGTGAAAACTCTCTACTATCACTAGGAGATGTTTCAAGTCCTTATGTGATTGCCACGATTCTGACTGTGATTTTGGCCGTAACGTTGTTTATGCGAAATGTCCCAGCAAACTTCTTGATTAGTATTGTTGTTGGTACGGTTATCGCTGCTGCTTTGGGAGTGGTAAACTTCTCTGATGTTGGTGGAAGTGCTTTACCGATGGATAGCTATCTTTCCTTATTTGGTGCCGTTTCCTTTGCAAAGATTGGAGAGTTCACGTTTTTAGTGGCTGTCTTCTCTTTAACGATGGTTCTCCTGTTTGAGAACATCGGGCTTATTAACGGGCACCTCGGAATGATCAACCGCCCTGAAAAGTTCAAACGTTCCTTCCAGGCAAACGGAATCTCCATTTTAACAAGTGGATTTTTCGGTACCAGCCCTACCGTTTCTACCGTGGAAACGGCAGCAGGTATCGCTGCAGGTGGAAGAACCGGTGTGACAGCAATAACGACAGGAAGCCTATTTTTGCTTTCCATCTTTGCGATTCCCTTCATTAAAATAATTCCTGGCAGTGCGATTGCGCCAATCTTGATTATCATTGGTGTACTGATGCTTCAATCAGTGAAGCAAATCGACTTCCAAGATCTATCAGAAGGTTTCCCTGCATTCTTAGTAATTGTAATGATACCATTCTCTTACTCTATCGCAGACGGGATTGCATTCGGATTCATTGCCTACCCGCTAATGAAGCTGGTACTAGGCAAAGCAAAAGAAGTCTCCGCCCCACTCTACGTGATCGCGGCACTCTTCTTCCTGACGTTTTTGACAAATGTGCATTGA
- a CDS encoding metal-dependent hydrolase, with amino-acid sequence MDTITHTLFGMTIYGAVDKRQDDKKTKIAMFVSAVGASQIPDSDVISSLWDTEGMYQMWHRGITHSLFMVPIWALLFFLLSIWFLKRRDWRFLWVPLIAVFIHNTADLFNAWGTGYLEPFSSIRITFGTIPIVDFVIWTIIAIAFFARKLWNKERHLLYRLVWILILAHVTIQTSQGYLLYKQYEDKYEQVALSASFLPWHFTVIGKNEQSVEIIDDALFTSPQLQYTLESADEADLNELFTQVPEAKTLYEWSPFVVIVDDDQRLGIYDPRFYRNGQSFLFEYMEKQ; translated from the coding sequence ATGGATACAATCACCCACACACTATTTGGTATGACCATATATGGAGCTGTGGATAAACGACAGGATGATAAAAAAACAAAAATAGCGATGTTTGTATCCGCTGTGGGAGCAAGCCAGATACCGGACAGCGATGTCATATCCAGTCTATGGGATACAGAAGGAATGTATCAGATGTGGCACAGAGGAATCACACATTCTTTATTCATGGTGCCGATATGGGCATTACTGTTCTTCTTGCTCAGCATTTGGTTTTTAAAAAGAAGAGATTGGCGATTTCTATGGGTGCCGCTTATAGCCGTTTTCATACATAACACAGCAGATCTGTTCAACGCATGGGGCACGGGGTATTTAGAACCGTTCTCCTCCATACGGATTACCTTTGGTACGATTCCGATTGTGGACTTTGTCATTTGGACGATCATTGCCATCGCCTTTTTTGCAAGAAAGCTTTGGAACAAAGAAAGACATCTCCTGTACCGACTAGTTTGGATTTTAATCCTTGCACACGTCACCATTCAGACAAGCCAAGGATACCTATTGTATAAACAGTATGAAGATAAATACGAGCAGGTTGCCTTATCCGCCAGCTTTCTACCATGGCATTTCACAGTTATCGGAAAAAATGAGCAATCCGTCGAGATAATCGATGATGCATTGTTCACTTCACCACAATTGCAATACACACTCGAGTCCGCTGATGAAGCCGACCTAAACGAACTCTTCACACAAGTACCGGAAGCGAAAACGCTCTACGAGTGGTCCCCCTTCGTTGTTATCGTGGACGACGACCAAAGACTCGGCATATACGACCCAAGATTTTATCGCAACGGACAATCATTTTTATTTGAGTATATGGAAAAACAATAA
- a CDS encoding low molecular weight protein-tyrosine-phosphatase, whose translation MIRVLFVCLGNICRSPMAEAVFRHEVEKQGLTDKIEVDSAGTGDWHIGHAPHEGTRNLLDEKKISYEGMEARQVKEQDLSGFDYIIAMDADNMGNLRRMAGYGKAGFIGRLLDFVPESQVSDVPDPYFTGNFDEVYDMVQAGCQNLLDTIKKEKLNG comes from the coding sequence ATGATACGTGTGCTATTTGTATGTTTAGGAAACATATGCAGATCTCCCATGGCGGAAGCGGTATTTCGGCATGAGGTGGAGAAACAGGGGTTGACGGACAAGATTGAAGTGGATTCTGCCGGGACCGGAGATTGGCATATTGGACATGCTCCTCATGAAGGAACAAGAAACCTGTTGGATGAAAAGAAGATAAGCTATGAGGGAATGGAAGCTCGACAGGTGAAGGAACAGGACCTCAGCGGATTTGACTATATCATTGCGATGGATGCCGATAACATGGGGAATTTGAGAAGAATGGCAGGCTATGGTAAAGCCGGCTTCATCGGACGGTTACTTGACTTTGTACCGGAGAGCCAAGTCAGTGATGTACCTGACCCTTATTTTACCGGGAATTTTGACGAAGTGTATGACATGGTTCAGGCAGGCTGTCAAAACCTGCTGGATACGATAAAAAAAGAAAAATTAAACGGATAG
- a CDS encoding nitric oxide synthase oxygenase yields the protein METNETLLNKAQEFILQCYQELGKPEDEASIRLQTIKDEIDLYGYYEHTYEELTHGAKMAWRNSNRCIGRLFWNSLHVIDRRHLETEQDIADALVHHIDFATNHGKIKPTITIFRQQQEAGKQIRIWNHQLLRYAGYESERGVIGDPASIDFTRKCEELGWEGARSNFDILPLVVQVDEADPKLFPISGDVVLEVPIVHPDIPEFSDLGLKWYATPLISDMRLEIGGIHYTAAPFNGWYMETEIGARNFADTDRYNMLPKVASIMGLDTNTNATMWKDKALIELNFAVVHSFKEKGVSIVDHHTAAMQFKHFEEREAESCRHVTGEWAWLIPPVSPAATHIFHKSYENKIVLPNYFYQDRLY from the coding sequence ATAGAGACGAACGAAACTCTTTTAAATAAGGCACAAGAATTTATTCTGCAATGTTATCAGGAATTAGGAAAGCCTGAGGACGAGGCGTCTATCAGGTTACAAACAATCAAGGATGAAATAGATCTTTACGGGTATTACGAGCATACATACGAGGAATTGACACATGGGGCCAAGATGGCCTGGCGCAACAGTAATCGTTGCATCGGGAGGCTTTTCTGGAATTCCCTTCATGTGATAGATCGGCGCCACCTGGAGACGGAACAGGACATTGCTGACGCGCTTGTGCATCACATCGACTTTGCTACCAACCATGGAAAAATAAAGCCGACCATCACTATCTTTCGCCAGCAACAAGAGGCGGGCAAGCAGATCAGGATCTGGAACCATCAGCTTCTTCGCTATGCGGGGTATGAATCGGAGCGTGGGGTGATCGGTGACCCTGCATCTATTGATTTTACAAGGAAGTGTGAGGAGCTTGGCTGGGAAGGTGCCCGCAGCAATTTTGATATTTTGCCGTTGGTTGTGCAGGTAGATGAAGCGGATCCAAAGCTATTTCCTATTTCAGGGGATGTGGTTTTAGAGGTACCTATCGTACACCCTGACATCCCTGAGTTCAGCGATCTTGGATTGAAATGGTATGCCACCCCGTTGATTTCCGATATGCGTTTGGAGATTGGGGGTATCCATTACACGGCGGCCCCGTTCAATGGCTGGTATATGGAAACGGAGATCGGTGCAAGGAATTTTGCCGACACGGACAGATATAATATGCTGCCGAAAGTGGCCTCGATCATGGGACTTGATACCAACACAAATGCGACGATGTGGAAGGATAAGGCGCTGATTGAACTGAATTTCGCGGTGGTTCACTCCTTCAAGGAAAAGGGAGTCAGCATTGTCGATCACCATACGGCGGCCATGCAGTTCAAGCATTTCGAAGAGCGGGAAGCGGAAAGCTGTCGCCATGTGACCGGCGAATGGGCCTGGCTGATTCCTCCGGTGTCCCCGGCCGCTACGCACATTTTTCATAAGTCCTATGAAAATAAGATCGTGTTGCCGAACTATTTTTATCAGGATCGATTGTATTGA